A single genomic interval of Gossypium raimondii isolate GPD5lz chromosome 11, ASM2569854v1, whole genome shotgun sequence harbors:
- the LOC105801916 gene encoding gibberellin 20-oxidase-like protein, whose protein sequence is MMSELEEDSLKLPVLDLTQPDNIESSFLSSLLKACQEWGFFYVTNHGIPINLFTKIREFSNHIFHLGSDTKLKLGPSSCLKTYTPHFIASPYFESLKVSGPDFFDSSKASIDELFGQHKPEFSEILQEYGNHMMKLSKKIIEIILKSLGTGYEKRFLDSEFGNCHGYMRIVNYTPPSNVEENQVEGLGMHTDMSCITIVFQDELGGLQMRSKDGKWLNIDPCKNSLVVNIGDLMQAWSNGRLRSSEHRVVLRRSRNRFSLVFFWCFEDEKEVIAPNEIVGNGNPRIYHPFVCLKYIKFRESNEVGKFEKIGYTVKDFAGLNV, encoded by the exons atgatgTCTGAACTTGAAGAAGATTCTTTAAAGCTTCCAGTACTTGATCTAACCCAACCTGATAATATTGAATCCTCTTTCTTGTCTTCTCTCTTAAAAGCTTGTCAAGAATGGGGTTTCTTTTATGTTACCAACCATGGCATCCCCATTAATCTATTTACCAAAATTCGTGAATTTTCGAACCATATATTTCATCTTGGTTCAGACACTAAGCTCAAGCTTGGTCCATCATCTTGTCTTAAAACATATACTCCCCATTTCATTGCTTCTCCTTATTTCGAAAGCTTAAAAGTAAGTGGACCGGATTTCTTTGATTCTTCTAAAGCTTCCATTGATGAACTCTTTGGCCAGCACAAGCCTGAATTTAG TGAGATATTACAAGAGTATGGGAACCATATGATGAAGTTGTCAAAAAAGATCATTGAGATCATATTAAAGAGTTTAGGAACCGGTTACGAAAAAAGGTTCCTTGATTCGGAATTCGGGAACTGTCACGGATACATGAGGATAGTGAACTACACGCCACCAAGCAACGTTGAAGAAAACCAAGTCGAAGGGCTTGGAATGCATACCGACATGAGTTGCATAACGATTGTGTTTCAAGACGAGCTCGGCGGCTTACAGATGAGATCGAAAGACGGTAAGTGGTTAAACATAGATCCGTGCAAGAATTCATTAGTAGTTAACATAGGAGACCTAATGCAGGCATGGAGCAACGGACGATTACGATCGTCCGAACACCGGGTTGTTTTGAGACGGTCCCGGAACCGGTTTTCGTTAGTGTTCTTTTGGTGCTTTGAAGATGAAAAGGAAGTTATTGCACCAAATGAAATTGTGGGAAATGGTAACCCTAGAATTTACCATCCATTTGTTTGCTTGAAATATATAAAGTTTAGGGAAAGTAATGAGGTAggtaaatttgagaaaattggCTACACCGTAAAAGATTTTGCTGGGTTAAATGTTTAA
- the LOC105801914 gene encoding transcription factor EGL1 isoform X2 — MATTGVQNQEKVPMNLKQQFALAVRNIQWSYGIFWSISAKQPGVLEWGDGYYNGDIKTRKTVQSFEPKADDQLGLQRSEQLRELFESLSAGETSPHTKRPSVALSPEDLTATEWYYLVCMSFVFNIDQGLPGRTLSIGQPIWLCNAQYADSKVFSRSLVAKSASIQTVVCFPYAGGVIELGVTDLVLKDLGLIHRVKSLLLDAPETITGNINDVACPGLGPNEIESELSPFLGCEQLERGSPNEISDGFEPNQPAEDPFVNGGASQGENDNDNDFRDVEECDRINRAAFDPISDDMHYRTVVSVLLKSSHQFILGPHFGNSNKESGFISWKMNSSVKYRKAKVEIPQKLLKKMLFEVPRMHDKGLLKSPQGGDGVGDAVWRPEADELCKSHVLSERRRREKINERLMILKSLVPTNSKADKVSILDDTIEYLQDLERRVEELECCRELTESETKTKQKHHRDRAERTSSNKVTNGNKSASSNKRKAYDIEETKQDIDHVASKDGSTENLTVSTNNKDLTIEFKCRWRDGILFEIMDALSVLDLDCHSVQSSTIEGILSVTIKSKYKGSSVAKPGTIKQALLQKVQSLTFV, encoded by the exons ATGGCTACTACTGGGGTTCAAAATCAAGAGAAGGTCCCAATGAACTTGAAGCAACAATTTGCTCTTGCTGTTAGAAACATTCAATGGAGCTATGGGATTTTCTGGTCCATTTCAGCTAAACAACCAGG GGTCTTGGAATGGGGTGATGGTTATTACAATGGAGATATAAAGACAAGGAAAACAGTTCAATCTTTTGAACCTAAAGCTGATGACCAACTAGGTTTACAAAGAAGTGAGCAATTAAGAGAACTATTTGAATCACTTTCAGCTGGTGAAACTAGTCCTCATACTAAAAGACCTTCAGTTGCATTATCCCCTGAAGATCTCACTGCTACTGAATGGTATTATTTGGTCTGTATGTCATTTGTATTCAACATTGACCAagg ATTGCCTGGAAGAACATTATCAATTGGTCAACCTATTTGGCTATGTAATGCTCAATATGCAGATAGTAAAGTGTTTAGTCGTTCACTGGTTGCTAAG AGCGCGTCTATTCAGACAGTAGTATGCTTTCCATATGCAGGAGGTGTGATTGAGCTTGGTGTGACTGATttg GTATTGAAGGACCTCGGTCTTATTCATCGTGTTAAAAGTTTGTTGTTGGATGCTCCGGAGACGATAACAGGGAACATCAATGATGTAGCTTGTCCAGGTCTTGGTCCGAACGAAATTGAGTCCGAATTGAGTCCGTTTTTAGGCTGTGAACAACTAGAAAGAGGTTCTCCAAACGAGATTTCGGATGGTTTTGAGCCTAACCAACCAGCAGAAGATCCGTTCGTGAATGGTGGGGCTTCTCAG GGTGAAAATGATAATGACAATGATTTCCGAGATGTCGAAGAGTGTGATCGTATAAACCGGGCTGCTTTTGATCCTATAAGCGATGATATGCACTACCGAACCGTCGTGTCGGTCCTATTAAAGAGCTCGCACCAGTTTATTCTGGGACCGCATTTTGGAAACTCGAACAAGGAATCCGGGTTCATTAGCTGGAAGATGAATAGCTCGGTGAAATATCGGAAAGCAAAGGTTGAAATCCCTCAAAAGTTATTGAAGAAGATGTTGTTTGAAGTCCCTCGGATGCATGATAAAGGATTGCTTAAATCTCCACAAGGCGGTGATGGTGTTGGAGATGCGGTTTGGAGACCAGAAGCGGATGAACTTTGTAAAAGCCACGTCTTATCAGAGAGGAGGCGTCGGGAAAAAATAAACGAACGACTTATGATCCTCAAATCATTGGTCCCTACGAATAGCAAG GCTGATAAAGTTTCTATCTTAGATGATACAATAGAGTACCTACAAGACCTCGAAAGAAGAGTTGAAGAATTGGAATGTTGCAGAGAATTAACCGAGTCTGAGACTAAAAcgaaacagaaacatcatcggGATCGTGCTGAGCGAACATCCAGTAACAAAGTCACCAACGGAAACAAATCGGCTTCCTCAAATAAAAGGAAAGCGTACGATATTGAGGAAACAAAACAGGATATCGACCATGTTGCATCTAAAGACGGCTCGACCGAAAATCTAACCGTTAGTACGAACAACAAGGATTTAACAATCGAGTTTAAGTGTCGATGGCGGGATGGAATTCTGTTCGAGATAATGGATGCTCTAAGCGTACTTGATTTGGATTGCCACTCTGTTCAATCGTCTACCATCGAAGGGATTCTTTCTGTGACCATAAAATCAAAG TACAAAGGATCAAGTGTTGCAAAACCAGGGACAATCAAGCAAGCATTATTACAAAAGGTTCAATCTTTAACCTTTGTGTAA
- the LOC105801914 gene encoding transcription factor EGL1 isoform X1 — MATTGVQNQEKVPMNLKQQFALAVRNIQWSYGIFWSISAKQPGVLEWGDGYYNGDIKTRKTVQSFEPKADDQLGLQRSEQLRELFESLSAGETSPHTKRPSVALSPEDLTATEWYYLVCMSFVFNIDQGLPGRTLSIGQPIWLCNAQYADSKVFSRSLVAKSASIQTVVCFPYAGGVIELGVTDLVLKDLGLIHRVKSLLLDAPETITGNINDVACPGLGPNEIESELSPFLGCEQLERGSPNEISDGFEPNQPAEDPFVNGGASQVQSWQFMDDHHSLNTSDCISQTFSDHEDVVPLCQGENDNDNDFRDVEECDRINRAAFDPISDDMHYRTVVSVLLKSSHQFILGPHFGNSNKESGFISWKMNSSVKYRKAKVEIPQKLLKKMLFEVPRMHDKGLLKSPQGGDGVGDAVWRPEADELCKSHVLSERRRREKINERLMILKSLVPTNSKADKVSILDDTIEYLQDLERRVEELECCRELTESETKTKQKHHRDRAERTSSNKVTNGNKSASSNKRKAYDIEETKQDIDHVASKDGSTENLTVSTNNKDLTIEFKCRWRDGILFEIMDALSVLDLDCHSVQSSTIEGILSVTIKSKYKGSSVAKPGTIKQALLQKVQSLTFV, encoded by the exons ATGGCTACTACTGGGGTTCAAAATCAAGAGAAGGTCCCAATGAACTTGAAGCAACAATTTGCTCTTGCTGTTAGAAACATTCAATGGAGCTATGGGATTTTCTGGTCCATTTCAGCTAAACAACCAGG GGTCTTGGAATGGGGTGATGGTTATTACAATGGAGATATAAAGACAAGGAAAACAGTTCAATCTTTTGAACCTAAAGCTGATGACCAACTAGGTTTACAAAGAAGTGAGCAATTAAGAGAACTATTTGAATCACTTTCAGCTGGTGAAACTAGTCCTCATACTAAAAGACCTTCAGTTGCATTATCCCCTGAAGATCTCACTGCTACTGAATGGTATTATTTGGTCTGTATGTCATTTGTATTCAACATTGACCAagg ATTGCCTGGAAGAACATTATCAATTGGTCAACCTATTTGGCTATGTAATGCTCAATATGCAGATAGTAAAGTGTTTAGTCGTTCACTGGTTGCTAAG AGCGCGTCTATTCAGACAGTAGTATGCTTTCCATATGCAGGAGGTGTGATTGAGCTTGGTGTGACTGATttg GTATTGAAGGACCTCGGTCTTATTCATCGTGTTAAAAGTTTGTTGTTGGATGCTCCGGAGACGATAACAGGGAACATCAATGATGTAGCTTGTCCAGGTCTTGGTCCGAACGAAATTGAGTCCGAATTGAGTCCGTTTTTAGGCTGTGAACAACTAGAAAGAGGTTCTCCAAACGAGATTTCGGATGGTTTTGAGCCTAACCAACCAGCAGAAGATCCGTTCGTGAATGGTGGGGCTTCTCAGGTGCAAAGTTGGCAATTCATGGATGACCACCATTCTTTGAATACAAGTGACTGCATATCTCAAACCTTTTCTGATCATGAAGATGTTGTTCCTCTGTGCCAGGGTGAAAATGATAATGACAATGATTTCCGAGATGTCGAAGAGTGTGATCGTATAAACCGGGCTGCTTTTGATCCTATAAGCGATGATATGCACTACCGAACCGTCGTGTCGGTCCTATTAAAGAGCTCGCACCAGTTTATTCTGGGACCGCATTTTGGAAACTCGAACAAGGAATCCGGGTTCATTAGCTGGAAGATGAATAGCTCGGTGAAATATCGGAAAGCAAAGGTTGAAATCCCTCAAAAGTTATTGAAGAAGATGTTGTTTGAAGTCCCTCGGATGCATGATAAAGGATTGCTTAAATCTCCACAAGGCGGTGATGGTGTTGGAGATGCGGTTTGGAGACCAGAAGCGGATGAACTTTGTAAAAGCCACGTCTTATCAGAGAGGAGGCGTCGGGAAAAAATAAACGAACGACTTATGATCCTCAAATCATTGGTCCCTACGAATAGCAAG GCTGATAAAGTTTCTATCTTAGATGATACAATAGAGTACCTACAAGACCTCGAAAGAAGAGTTGAAGAATTGGAATGTTGCAGAGAATTAACCGAGTCTGAGACTAAAAcgaaacagaaacatcatcggGATCGTGCTGAGCGAACATCCAGTAACAAAGTCACCAACGGAAACAAATCGGCTTCCTCAAATAAAAGGAAAGCGTACGATATTGAGGAAACAAAACAGGATATCGACCATGTTGCATCTAAAGACGGCTCGACCGAAAATCTAACCGTTAGTACGAACAACAAGGATTTAACAATCGAGTTTAAGTGTCGATGGCGGGATGGAATTCTGTTCGAGATAATGGATGCTCTAAGCGTACTTGATTTGGATTGCCACTCTGTTCAATCGTCTACCATCGAAGGGATTCTTTCTGTGACCATAAAATCAAAG TACAAAGGATCAAGTGTTGCAAAACCAGGGACAATCAAGCAAGCATTATTACAAAAGGTTCAATCTTTAACCTTTGTGTAA